A segment of the Nerophis lumbriciformis linkage group LG08, RoL_Nlum_v2.1, whole genome shotgun sequence genome:
CTGAACTCTTTTGAGGGTGCAAAGCactgattaaattgatttcaatttatTTCAATGGGTGACGTTGACTTGAGCTAAGAGCGCCGTAACAGAACCAAGTAGGCTTCTCAGTTCAGGTACCACTGTGTCAATTCATGTTCTAGAGAAACCTGCACTTATAACTGGAAATACAcagttgtacaaaccccatttccatatgagttgggaaattgtgttagatgtaaatataaacggaatacaatgatttgcaaatcattttcaacacatattcagttgaatatgctacaaagacaacatatttgatgttcaaactgataaacttttttttttttgcaaataatcattaactttataatttgatgccagcaacacgtgacaaagaagttgggaaaggtagcaataaatactgataaagttgaggaatgctcatcaaacacttatttggaacatcccacaggtgaacaggcaaattgggaacaggtgggtgccatgattgggtataaaagtagattccatgaaatgctcagtcattcacaaacaaggatggggcgagggtcaccactttgtcaacaaatgcgtgagcaaattgttgaacagtttaagaaaaacctttctcaaccagctattgcaaggaatttagggatttcaccatctacggtccgtaatatcatcaaagggttcaaggaatctggagaaatcactgcacataagcagctaagcccgtgaccttcgatccctcaggctgtactgcatcaacaagcgacaccagtgtgtaaaggatatcaccacatgggctcaggaacacttcagaaacccactgtcagtaactacagttggtcgctacatctgtaagtgcaagttaaaactctcctatgcaaggcgaaaaccgtttatcaacaacacccagaaacaccgtcggctttgctgggcctgagctcatctaagatggactgatacaaagtggaaaagtgttctgtggtctgacgagtccacatttcaaattgtttttggaaactgtggacgtcgtgtcctccggaccaaagaggaaaagaaccatccggattgttataggcgcaaagttgaaaagccagcatctgtgatggtatgggggtgtattagtgcccaagacatgggtaacttacacatctgtgaaggcgccattaatgctgaaaggtacatacaggttttggagcaacatatgttgccatccaagcaatgttaccatggacgcccctgcttatttcagcaagacattgccaagccacgtgttacatcaacatggcttcatagtaaaagagtgcgggtattagacttccctgcctgtagtccagatctgtctcccactgaaaatgtgtggcgcattatgaagcctaaaataccacaacggagaccccggactgttgaacaacttaagctgtacatctagcaagaatgggaaagaattccacctgagaagcttaaaaaatgtgtctcctcagttcccaaatgtttactgagtgttgttaaaaggaaaggccatgtaacacagtggtgaacatgccctttcccaactactttggcacgtgttgcagccatgaaattctaagttaattaatatttgcaaaaaataaataaagtttatgagtttcaacatcaaatatcttgtctttgtagtgcattcaattgaatatgggttgaaaaagatttgcaaatcattgtattccgtttatatttacatctaacacaatttcccaactcatatggaaacaaggtttgtagaTGACCCCAATCACGCATCCTTATAAAAGTATGCATACAGTACGTACCGTTAAAGTTATTCAAAACAGTCAAAGCTTATTGGATAAAATTGTCATCAAAGATAGAGATAATATTTATTGGCCATGTGAAGGTATAATTGAATAATGTCGGTGTAACATGCAGCAGCATGCACCATTCTACCACTAAGGAATTTGAACtgatgtgactgcgtgggttccctccgggtactccagcttcctcccacctccaaagacatgcacctggggataggttgatttgcaacactaaatggtccctagtgtgtgaatgtgagtgtgaatgttgtctgtctatctgtgttggccctgtgatgaggtgacgacttgtccagggtgtaccccgccttccgcccaaatgcagcaccccccgcgacctcgaaagggataaccggtacaaaatggatggatggatggatgatccctTCGCTAATTTAACTGTAACCAGGGTTTATCTGCTCATAGTACTGATAATGCTATTTTTAAAGGTTTTTGTATTTTATCCTCATTAATACATCTTCAACTAGGTCATTACAATTCAACAGTATTGTTGAATTGTAACCTCATGAAAACATTTAAAGTCTACAGAAATCGATCATTACCACACAAAACACATTGTATTTAATCAATTTAGGCTTCTTCTAAAAGAAGACAATGCAGTTCTGGTTTCACTTAAGTGCAGACGACTTGTCACCTCGCCAGCATCCTTCTCTCTGCCCAGCCGGAACTCAAGCGGACCGACCGCAGAGCACCCCAAAAAGACCTGAGCCCACAGCATGCCCACTGAGCGGGAGATGTGACTCAAACGATCATATGCACATTTGCAATAAGCTCCAGGAAGTGCACTCATCCGAGCTGACATCCATTTACCCCAAGTCATGTGACCAGTTCCCATAAAGCAGGGCCGAGGACTCCTGCTAACCAAGAACAATTACTCAGCGTATATGTGTGACCCTAAGAGCAGCCGTGGCCAGTGTCGCTCGGGTCACAGTCAAAGACAATGTGATGACTGCATCACAAAGTCATGTCCAGGAGGGATAATAGTCTCTGCACAAGCAGCCATGTTTGTTAAACCTCTGCCTCTGCTTGTTGTATTCAATACATTTGATAGCAGACACTCAAGGTCAGAGTAAGCTGGATTAGTATTCCATTATCACTACTGAGCAAAGACAAACCTTTATTGAaacctttttttctttaaataatgaGTACATTTCAAAAGGCCACAGGCCAGCACCTGGCAATGATCAGAAAAGCTCTGACAatatatgttctccccgtgaccctccaaccctccgggtactccggctttctcccacctccaaaaaatatgcacccggggataggttgattggcaacactaaattggccctagtgtgtgaatgtgagtgtgaatgttgtctgtctatctgtgttggccctgcgatgaggtggccacttgtccagggtgtacgccgcctaccgcctgaatgcagctgagataggctccagtgaccccgaaagggacaagcggtagaaaatggatggatggataatgagtACATTTCAAAAGGCCACAGGCCAGCACCTGGCAATAAACACTCTTTAGGGCCACATGATCAGAAAAGCTCTGAGTATATATGTTCAATACAATTTACATGTgcatggtttatatatatatttttttaatcatcaatGACATTAAGAGCCTCAAAGGGTTCGATTTGTTTGTGAACTTAAACAATAGCAATAAAAATTACCGAAATGAGGCCACAAACAAATCTTGCTTAAAGCCACAAAAAGCCAAAACCCGGCCCGCGGTACTGCGCATGCGTCCAGCACGGAAAACTGTTTAAATGTTCTTCAAGTGTGGATTTAACCTGGATGTGTACTTTAGCTAACAAACGAAGTATAAAttgatttttttgcattttcagaTTAAGCTTGTAACCTAATCGTTTGAGTAGTTATGCGTTCCCTCGCCTCGCTACTGCGCGTGCGTGAAACACGGAAACCTGTTTTGAAACGTTCTCAAGTGTGGATTTCACCTGAGTATGTACTTTAGCCAACCATCATCTAAGCAGATAACGCTATACAAGTTGATCTTTGGCGTCTTCCAATGAAAACCATAACTTAATAAACCGTACATTTAATCGTTTAATAGGTTGGTGCGCATTCCCTCGCTACCCCGCATTCGCAAACCACGGAAACAAACACACGTCTACGTAAATAACGCTATAAGTTGATTTTTGGAGTCTTCAGATGGAAATCCTAGCAACTTTATAAGTCTTCAGTTTAATAGGTTGCATGTTgtgtaaaacatttaaatgacaaaatacaccCAATGATTCTACTCACACAAGGGCTTCTTCCTGGTTAGAACATTTACTACAGGTTTCCCAACAATTAGTTGATTAACTCTTTCTCGGTTATATTATACGCATGCGTAGTGAGGGTCCGCACATCTTGTCAATAACACCTGATTTGCCAGTCATGGTCatgtgctgccacctgctggccaATAAACTGTACCTACTAGACATGGAATAATCAAACATGCGAATGAATGACAAATGCTATCAAATTGTATAAAAATGTTCAAGTTTATTTCATTCTATAGCTATACATGCAAACATTGGGGTCATCAGGAGAAACATAAGACAATCATGATATTTATAAAAGGCAGTCAAGAGTAATTCATAACATGGATACTAGGTACATATTCAAGCATAAACTCATTGGATCCGTGTGCCAAATTTTTATTACGTCGAGCAACTGCAGCAGAGAACTTCATCATAACGTCCGCTGTAACTGTGAAACGAGAAAGAACatgaacatttttattatttctaCTGCATTTTGTATTTACAGCATCTCACAGAAGTGAGCACACCCCACACATTTCAGCTACAATCTTATAACAGGACATCTTCTCAACAGACCATACTATATACACGGTATAGGAATCTTGGATATACATTGGAATAGTCAGTGTACAGATTTACTATCCACAGAAAATGACAACCAATAATCATAAAagtagctggcaacacaagtgggTAACAAGTTAATTGTGTCTTGtcgacagtcaagcatggtggttatGGCGTCATGGACTGGGGGCAGCATGAGTGCTATCGACACGAGGGAGCTGCGGTTCTTTAAGgcaaacatgaattccaacatctactgcagtggttcttaaactgggttcgatcgaaccctaagggttcggtgagtcggtctcaggggttcggcgaaggtcaagacacacccgactcatcgtgtaaataaaaagttctccctatcgccgtgttatggatacccccaaacaatgttccctttaattttccatctgatttgcaggtgtgtaaatgttagaataattatgtgtaagttatcacacaactcttatgctgaaaggccgttgctatagttgttatcaattgtgctgaagttgtacttttctatctgttcaaaggcacaacttgtaatcttgctttgcgagttgtctcgtgtcagcagtttgtttccagaccctgcctgctgacagccaaggacggacatagAGTACCTCAACGCAAACAAAACAGAGACCGggtgaaatcacgagtgtcaggagatttccattctgaataatcacatattgtgtctactggggctgcttgcattacccctccctgcagaagcagcctcagtgatgttaactagcacgttggactgtaccttagagcgtagggggaaactgtaactgagtgtgcagcccaatacgtctctcctcatgagtaaaattcaactctaagtctctgcttgattccttcttcttgtcttgtgtaatagatagttcggtgtttgaacctgacagtaatgtgatgtgattgtgtgtgttggttttgttcttggaaaaaggtgatgttcatgcacagttcattttgtgctccaataaaaaaaaacataactgtcttgaattaaaaaaaaatacatataataatatttttcactaaagaagggtttggtgaatgcgcatttgaaactggtggggttcggtacctccaacaaggttaagaaccactgatctcctGTGACATTCTGAAGAAGAGCATGAGCACTTTCTTTGGGAAACTGGGCTGCAGGGCAAAGAAGATCAAGGCAGTGGTATGTCCCACTAAATATTCACACCAAGGACAcaagcggctgctagacttttgacaaggataagaaagtttgatcatattacgcctatactggctcacttgcactggcttcctgtgcacttaagatgcaactttaagggTTTACTACTTATGTAAAAAATACTAAACTGGACAGACTTTTAATAAAGTCTGCTGTTCTTAAAGCCAATGTTTACTTTTCTAATTGGATAAAATCGATTAATTACCTTTTAAATCGATTTAAATCTTCTGGAAGGCCAACTAGCTGAGGACAGATcaattttaggaatataaatcaatcaattgcAACACCCTTAGTCTATTAGATTGATATTAATGCCAGGAGTTAATCAACCATTATTATCATACCAGGGTGCAGCTTCTTAAACACGTGACAAAATGCTTGTTTCTTTTTGAGCAAGTTAAGACCGTTTTGGTGTTGTAttgttattgctgctattttaactgttttttttttttaacattgaatcagttttacttttttttttttaccattttgcatgtccatccatccatccattttctaccgcttattcccttcggggtcgctggagcctatctcagctacaatcgggcggaaggcatggtacaccctggacaagtcgccatctcattgcagggccaacacagatagacagacaacattcacactcacattcacacactagggccaattttagtgttgccaatcaacctatccctaggtgcatgtctttggaggtgggaggaagcctgagtacccatagggaacccacgcagtcacggggagaacatgcaaactccacacagaaagatcccgagcccgggattgaaccccagactactcatgTCCTTGCTTTTAAATACTTTAatcgttatttttatttttgtaacagctgaatgagcagcgttgttacagtacaaataaatattgattaattaaattagtcaacttaaaatgtgTTTGTAAGCACAAGCCTAAAAATATCTTAAGAAtttaaaatgagtttcctccgcctagtggcggggctctcccttagagatagggtgagaagctctgtcatccgggaggagctcaaagtaaagccgctgctcctccacattgagagggaggtgtttagggcacgtccgaccggtaggaggccacgtggaagacccaggacacgttgggaagactatgtctcccggctggccggggaacgcctcgggatcccccgggaggagctggacgaagtggctggggagagggaagtctgggcttccctgcttaggctgctgcccccgcaacccgacctcagataagcagaagaagatggatggatgaatttaaaagtcaatggctaaattagagccactgaaCATGAGTACACTTTATAGTCTGATTAGTCCACtaatcgttaaaggggaacattatcaccagacctatgtaagcgtcaatatataccttgatgttgcagaaaaaagaccatatatttttttaaccgatttccgaactctaaatgggtgaattttggtgaatcaaacgcctttctattattctctCTCGGAGAAataacgtcacaacgtgacgtcacatcgggaagcaatccgccattttctcaaacacattacaaacaccgagtcaaatcagctctgttattttccgttttttcgactgttttccgtaccttggagacatcatgcctcgtcggtgtgttgtcggagggtgtaacaacacgaacagggcccaaagatgcaaaagtggcaagaaattggacgtttgttccgcacactttaccgacgaaagctatgctacgacagagctggcaagaatgtgtggatatcctgcgacactcaaagcagatgcatttccaacgataaagtcaaagaaatctgccgccagacccccaggaaaagagagcggatgagggtatgtctacagaatatattaattgatgaaaactgggctgtctgcactctcaaagtgcaagttgttgccaaatgtatttcatatgctgtaaacctagttcatagttgttagtttcctttaatgccaaacaaacacataccaatcggttagaaggcgatcgccgaattcgtcctcgctttctcccgtgtcactcgctgtcgtgtcgttttcgtcggtttcgctagcatacggttcaaaccgatatggctcaatagcttcagtttcttcttcaatttcgttttcactacctgcctccacactacaaccatccgtttcaatacatgcgtaatctgttgaatcgcttaagccgctgaaatccgagtctgaatccgagctaatgccgctatagcttgctgttctatgcgccatgtttgtttgagttggcttcactatgtgacgtcacaggaaaatggacgggtgtatataacgatggttaaaatcaggcactttgaagcttttttttttttagggatattgcgtgatgggtaaaattttgaaaaaaacttcgaaaaataaaataagccactgggaactgatttttaatggttttaacccttctgaaattgtgataatgttcccctttaagatagtgGATGACTCATTGAGTATCAAAATAGTCATTAGGTGGTATGCTAAAATAATGAACTGGCCAGTCTTTTTTTAACCCCTGAGGgaactcctgaaggaatcaataaagtactatctatctatctgtaagCGAGTCTTGACAATATACAAACCTTTCATTATTGGTAAATATATGAGATATAAGCTCCCATTAACAGTGATGACATATGTGTTGCAGCTACACCAGTGATCAGCTGATCAGTGACGCCGACAGGTCATTCATGTATGACATGACCCACACTGCTCTCTTAGCATTTGTTTGGTCATCTCAAATGTATTTAACCTTTATATACCATTTAAGTGTGCGTGTGCCTGAATATGCATCGTAATTGTAAACATGAACCGCTAGATGTCACTAAATCACTTTAACGTCCTTAAAAAGGGGCTACAAAGTTCTCCTTTAAAGCAGTCTGTCGTCCAAACATTTGACTGGTGCTGTAAACATAACAAATATTAATACTTTGCTGTCGATCAAATTATGTAATTGCTTTTAATTTTGTGACCTGTACAACTACAATTGGGTGCCCGAAAACAGACTCATTTAAATACCTTTTTCAAGACATCTAAATTGgaaaattaaaacaatacaacagcaaaaaaaaaaaaaaaagtttaggatAACTGATTTATATTGTAAGTTTTTACAaactttgtacacacacacatttggtgAAGAACTGTGATAACGATATGGTTGAtatataaatgacactagaaccaTTTCCAAACAGgttacaaagactcctaatttggtCGCTGATGTATGCGGTAtcatattgcatcattttgtgAAATTTTAatcaatctacttgttaatttagtgTTAACATCTGTCTACTTTCTGTTGTAATATGgtcctatctacacttctgttaaaatgtaataatcacttattcttctgtttggatacgtTACATTAGTTATTGGCGATTCTACAAATtttgggtattgatccaataccagGTAGTTAGGGTCAGTATTGTTCATATCAATGTTTCTATCTTAACTTTTCAGGATCAttaaattattatcattatcatacacattattattatcacaATTGGAATGACAAAAACTAAGGATGgtaatgtaacaatatcaatatttaaagttatttctttattctctTTATTACTTACATAATTTCTAATAAAGTCAAtagagtaaaataaataaaaagcaaaaaCTTATATTGGGGTTTATATCCTAcatttgttaacaaaaacattttttgtgataACAAAAAAGTATAAATCTAATCATTATAGTATCAGGCCTATACTGATACTGTCCTTAGTATCGTTACGGTCTATATCGATCTGCCCACCCTCTAACTTAGCGGTTggctatgcttttttttttaatagcctTATAGCCTTACAGTGTGTAATGTAGCATGTATCATTCTCAGTGATCATGGTACGtgtaagaaacttaatttattaGCAGCTATGAATGTGAAGATTAGTCATTTAGAAGCTGCACTGTTGAGGGACATTAGCCAATAGCTTGCGGGTTAGTATGCTACATTACGTTGACCTCTTTGATCGCCTGTctctgtcaaatttgcgggacacagccaGAATTAACATGCAGTATCACGGCATGACAATAGTATAGCTCTCTCGTCGGCCAAATTGATATTAATATCGTAATATTGCGCATCCCTATGAACAACAGGGTACACTAACATCAAGTGTTGTGTATAAACTATGGAAAATTATACAAATGACCCCTGAAACTCACTTTCCATTATAGTTTGTCGAATAGCTACAGCAAAGTCCAAAAGTATTTTCTTCAACATACCAAGAAATGTGTGATGTACATACATAATGATATAAATGAAAGTGTCAAAATTTGACCGGTAACACCAATTAGTGAAAGATGCAAGTCCAACAATCAGCTATGGGATATTGACTTTTGATTGGTTAGGATTTTGAATGTATttgccctttaaaaaaaatatacaaacaaactTGATTCAGGGGTCAAACGTTCAATACCATAAAATGTAGTTAAGCAACAGTTTCACATTGTTAATAGTCCAAGTGTTAGCTAAGTATGGATGTTGAGAGCAACTATTCTTTATTAAAAGTGAAGAATAAAAGAACAAACAGCAGTTCTTATGACAAGTACCTCCTTTGTTAGattttactagtttcaatgtacgtTACATCTTTTTAGTTTGCTGATCATTACTGACACACCTGTGAAAAGCATAGATTATCAAAATGTTCTGTATTGTATTATGTCTATATTGTGCATGTACATTTGATGGATCATGTTCACAAATAGAATTGTGATTCTGGTTTATTGGGACTCTGAGTTACGCTTAGAGGACCATTTGTCAGAGGGATTTCATTAAGAACCAAAATGGTACCCACTCAATGATGGTGCAGACAGAACAGCACTGGTTGAAGCAGCTGGAGCACTGCCGGCTGCAAGACGAGCAGGCAAGTCGCTCACACTGGAAACAAGATGTCTGCCGTGATCCACTCTTCTGACACACGCAGCAGCCAATACCAGCCGATGATCCTGGTAAAAGTGGAAGCTTATTATACacaatttgcaaaaacaaaaatataagttTATTTTATAGATAGTGCTGACCAACTTTGTGTTAAGAGTAAAAACGTACACAGTTATATGTGTAGCAAAACCTGCAGGCACTCACCTTCTCGTTTGGTTGCTTTGGTCAACCTCCCATCACTTCCAATCAATGTCTGCCCTCTTAACAGAGTCTGGCTGCTTTTAACTGTTAACTCTTGTCCTGTTGGCCGAGGGTCGGTCACCTTATCCTCACCAGTCCATATTTTGT
Coding sequences within it:
- the siva1 gene encoding apoptosis regulatory protein Siva, whose protein sequence is MPKRSCPFTETFSSQYKIHVGQRELNNSSVLGNKYRKEIYEKTKNILFNGAKAVVDKIWTGEDKVTDPRPTGQELTVKSSQTLLRGQTLIGSDGRLTKATKREGSSAGIGCCVCQKSGSRQTSCFQCERLACSSCSRQCSSCFNQCCSVCTIIDYSGRYDEVLCCSCST